In a genomic window of Acidilobus saccharovorans 345-15:
- a CDS encoding tRNA (guanine(26)-N(2))-dimethyltransferase, producing the protein MKLAVIREGKALLYIPDTRPAVDPLRGSLEPAWLQVFYNPSMELNRDLSVQFLNAYAAERSPLRSAIDVLAGTGVRGLRYLLEVGGLERAVLNDIDEEALKLIKANINLNSLGDRAVASNRDANALLYTISHELGGAYDIVDLDPFGSPAPFISAAISVASRGGVLAATATDLAVLGGSKRLAAKRKYWLDNPPGPTRGYREVALRVLLGFIAREAASHDKAVRPLFSVSVGHYARVFVTFDKGSQKAYRSLENNMGCIRVQNGVALMQNGLPSDSCYGPIWTGPLWDKEIVDRMLNDAKARKYEYQGCYADAFKVLSLIEEELSLQEFPHQRLDELCSEAKHNMPALSVIRARLTSQGYRFSRTHLSPIGFRTDAPPDAILEACKSS; encoded by the coding sequence ATGAAGCTTGCAGTGATAAGGGAAGGAAAGGCGCTGCTGTACATACCTGATACGAGGCCTGCAGTAGATCCGCTCAGAGGAAGCCTAGAGCCTGCATGGCTTCAAGTATTCTACAACCCTAGCATGGAACTGAACAGGGACCTCTCGGTTCAGTTCCTGAACGCTTATGCTGCTGAAAGGTCCCCGCTTAGGAGCGCCATAGACGTGCTCGCAGGCACCGGCGTCAGGGGTTTAAGGTATCTGCTCGAAGTAGGAGGCCTCGAGAGGGCTGTGCTGAATGACATTGACGAGGAGGCCCTAAAGCTCATAAAGGCTAATATTAATCTTAACTCGCTCGGAGATAGAGCTGTAGCATCTAACAGGGACGCCAATGCCCTCCTCTACACCATAAGTCACGAGCTCGGAGGGGCCTATGATATAGTTGACCTAGACCCCTTCGGAAGCCCTGCACCTTTTATCAGCGCTGCAATTTCCGTGGCATCTAGAGGTGGAGTCCTTGCAGCCACCGCGACAGACCTCGCAGTCCTGGGAGGCTCTAAGAGATTGGCCGCTAAAAGGAAGTACTGGCTTGACAACCCCCCAGGGCCTACCAGGGGTTACCGCGAGGTTGCACTGAGGGTTCTTCTAGGCTTCATAGCTAGGGAGGCGGCATCGCATGACAAAGCAGTGAGGCCTCTCTTCTCAGTAAGCGTCGGCCACTACGCTAGGGTATTTGTGACATTCGATAAGGGCTCCCAGAAAGCATATAGGTCGTTGGAAAATAACATGGGCTGCATTCGCGTCCAAAATGGCGTAGCTTTAATGCAAAATGGTCTTCCCTCAGACTCGTGCTACGGACCCATATGGACAGGCCCCCTCTGGGACAAGGAGATAGTGGACAGGATGCTCAACGATGCGAAGGCACGCAAGTATGAATACCAGGGATGTTACGCAGATGCGTTTAAGGTATTAAGTCTGATAGAGGAAGAGCTAAGCCTTCAGGAGTTCCCCCACCAGAGGCTGGACGAGCTGTGCTCCGAAGCTAAACATAACATGCCCGCCCTAAGTGTAATAAGGGCCAGATTAACATCACAGGGGTATAGGTTCTCTAGAACTCATCTGAGCCCCATAGGATTTAGGACTGACGCGCCACCCGACGCCATACTGGAAGCTTGTAAGTCAAGCTAG
- a CDS encoding DUF373 family protein, which translates to MDLKSDARRPLIVVIDEDDDIGATLGRSLVMGYKDVVDAATQFAILRPEDPDSNAMFVGLNLYKEMEADGRNPEIIVVGGHPKNALLAQSLIKARVQQAISKSPGNYELYVVGDGLDELFMAQILRDVGPIAGVKQVIVEQSLGVEGSYILLARYIRKALNDPRYSKYFLGLPGLLLLVFGLLTIFGYLLLSLKIMAALLGFFMVVKGFNLESQLWEYLKTTAARVREGSVFQLAGLGTLAISVVISAYGAYILSRSAAPLTDKVGYVVSYEVTTLIIGMVIYVIIASVFFKVSRRNFRLYREAQVISVLIMLAAGLYYMGLSIASTPLPSTLNGSYVYSILIGSGFLVYALTGAAIAALIEIGVRVKSHEPS; encoded by the coding sequence ATGGATCTCAAGAGTGACGCCAGAAGGCCGCTGATAGTAGTTATAGATGAAGATGACGACATAGGCGCTACTTTAGGCAGGTCACTGGTTATGGGCTATAAGGACGTTGTGGACGCCGCCACGCAGTTCGCCATACTAAGGCCCGAAGACCCAGACTCCAACGCGATGTTTGTTGGACTTAACCTTTATAAAGAGATGGAGGCCGACGGTAGGAATCCTGAAATCATTGTTGTGGGCGGCCATCCAAAGAACGCCCTCTTGGCCCAAAGCTTAATTAAGGCCAGAGTCCAGCAGGCTATCTCCAAATCCCCTGGCAACTACGAGCTTTACGTGGTCGGTGATGGCCTGGACGAGCTCTTTATGGCGCAAATACTCCGGGATGTGGGCCCGATAGCTGGCGTGAAACAGGTCATAGTGGAACAAAGCCTTGGCGTTGAAGGAAGTTACATACTTTTAGCCAGGTACATTAGAAAGGCCCTTAACGACCCCAGGTACTCAAAGTACTTCCTAGGACTTCCTGGCCTGCTGCTCTTAGTATTTGGGCTTCTAACCATCTTTGGCTACCTGTTGCTCTCACTTAAGATTATGGCGGCGCTGCTTGGCTTCTTCATGGTAGTTAAGGGCTTTAACCTGGAGTCGCAGCTATGGGAATACCTAAAGACGACTGCAGCCAGGGTCCGCGAGGGAAGCGTCTTCCAGTTAGCTGGCCTCGGAACTCTGGCCATTAGCGTAGTAATAAGCGCTTACGGCGCCTATATTTTAAGTAGAAGCGCGGCACCCTTGACAGATAAGGTTGGATATGTTGTGTCCTACGAAGTTACCACGCTTATCATAGGCATGGTTATATATGTAATTATAGCTAGCGTCTTCTTCAAAGTATCCCGCAGAAACTTCAGGCTATACAGGGAGGCACAGGTGATATCAGTGCTGATAATGCTCGCAGCAGGTCTCTATTACATGGGGCTATCCATAGCCTCCACGCCATTGCCCAGCACCTTAAACGGCAGCTACGTCTATAGCATCCTGATAGGCAGCGGCTTCTTAGTATACGCATTAACAGGCGCTGCTATAGCGGCCCTGATAGAGATAGGGGTCAGGGTGAAGTCCCACGAACCCTCCTGA
- a CDS encoding type II/IV secretion system ATPase subunit, translating to MADHDGEGKSPPSWSVVSHYRIGPVEYFLYRGGDGVPRLMVREPEPIDHDRLVYVATGLTKPRDDRESYLAEKYRSGYGKIYPLMLDPHIEEISYTGSTKNVIVIHKEVPSRWVLTDIKLTDEEANGIVVELARKAGKSVSIVSPYAEGLTVEGHRISVSFMNEMSRFGSSFVIRKYPQKPFTIADLLANKTIDPVAAAYLWLIAEAQGFIIVSGAMGAGKTTVLQSIISTLPPYSKVVTIEDTPELVVTGPLWDSLVTRPRTPGEEVEEITLEDLLKFALRRRADYVVVGEVRGREGKLLAQAAASGYGAMTTLHSDSPQGVIMRLSMEPIALPPLFLSSIKSIVQVKRLQATGGRAVRRVTEIAEVENGNSVIIYRYGETGISDLIERSRELEWAAERLGIGDIREEMEARTKFLESVAGRSPEELRAELAKFYISRYGDMI from the coding sequence GTGGCTGACCATGACGGGGAGGGAAAGAGCCCGCCCTCGTGGAGCGTCGTTTCCCACTACAGAATAGGGCCCGTGGAGTACTTCCTCTACAGGGGAGGTGATGGAGTACCCAGACTTATGGTAAGGGAACCCGAGCCCATAGATCATGACAGGCTTGTTTATGTGGCCACAGGCCTTACTAAGCCCAGGGACGATCGCGAGAGTTACCTGGCCGAAAAGTACAGGAGCGGCTATGGTAAGATATACCCGCTGATGCTGGATCCCCACATAGAGGAGATATCATATACGGGTTCGACTAAGAATGTAATAGTCATACATAAGGAGGTGCCCTCGCGCTGGGTCCTCACGGACATAAAGTTGACGGACGAAGAGGCTAACGGAATAGTAGTCGAACTCGCAAGAAAGGCCGGCAAGAGCGTGAGTATAGTCTCTCCTTATGCCGAAGGGTTAACAGTGGAGGGCCACAGGATATCGGTCTCGTTTATGAACGAGATGAGCAGGTTCGGAAGCAGCTTCGTTATAAGGAAGTACCCTCAGAAGCCCTTTACAATAGCCGACCTATTGGCTAACAAGACCATAGATCCCGTTGCTGCCGCTTACCTCTGGCTCATAGCAGAAGCTCAGGGCTTCATAATAGTCAGCGGCGCCATGGGGGCCGGAAAAACTACCGTGCTTCAATCAATTATCAGCACGCTGCCGCCTTACTCCAAGGTAGTCACGATAGAGGACACGCCAGAGTTGGTGGTCACAGGCCCCCTGTGGGACTCCCTAGTTACAAGGCCGAGAACCCCTGGTGAGGAGGTTGAGGAGATAACACTTGAGGACCTTCTGAAGTTCGCCCTCAGGAGGCGCGCGGACTACGTGGTAGTGGGGGAGGTCAGGGGCAGGGAAGGCAAACTGTTGGCTCAGGCTGCGGCCAGCGGGTATGGAGCCATGACTACGCTTCACAGCGACTCGCCTCAGGGGGTGATAATGAGGCTTAGCATGGAGCCTATAGCGCTGCCGCCCCTCTTCCTAAGCTCCATAAAGTCCATAGTGCAAGTCAAACGCCTTCAGGCCACTGGGGGCCGCGCAGTTAGGAGGGTCACCGAAATAGCCGAGGTTGAGAATGGTAACAGCGTCATTATTTATAGATATGGAGAGACGGGCATCAGCGACCTGATTGAAAGAAGCCGGGAGCTTGAGTGGGCAGCGGAGAGGCTGGGCATAGGTGATATAAGGGAGGAAATGGAGGCTAGGACTAAGTTTCTCGAATCTGTTGCGGGCAGATCCCCAGAGGAGCTGCGCGCCGAGCTAGCTAAGTTCTACATATCACGTTACGGTGATATGATATGA
- a CDS encoding archaellin/type IV pilin N-terminal domain-containing protein: protein MSRQRRSLSNIIGAVILIAATIVGGLMVYSYFQRSMNAFMSMGSGVTVEASATPTGSGALLYVKIINNEPLQITIKNLVLVLSNGNQEDVYIEGSPSSGYSISTSASASQGATINPGSEIIAVGNVNLTSTVESVYLLYEMNNQVYYTSPVSVTAG, encoded by the coding sequence GTGAGCAGGCAGAGGAGGTCCCTTTCAAATATAATCGGGGCCGTCATACTAATAGCGGCCACTATAGTCGGAGGTCTTATGGTTTATTCGTATTTCCAAAGGTCCATGAACGCGTTTATGAGCATGGGCAGCGGAGTCACCGTTGAAGCTTCAGCAACCCCTACGGGCAGCGGTGCGCTGCTCTACGTCAAGATTATAAATAACGAGCCGCTGCAAATAACTATCAAGAACTTGGTTCTGGTGCTTTCTAACGGAAACCAGGAGGACGTTTATATAGAGGGCAGCCCCAGCAGCGGATATAGTATATCAACAAGTGCGTCGGCCTCTCAGGGCGCCACTATAAACCCTGGTAGCGAAATTATTGCTGTAGGGAATGTAAATCTGACCTCAACCGTCGAGAGCGTCTACCTATTGTATGAGATGAACAACCAGGTCTACTACACAAGCCCTGTGAGTGTCACTGCAGGCTGA
- a CDS encoding deoxyhypusine synthase, producing MKLEPVKDIRVDPNMPLKDLIDLYGEEYGFMAGHVWRAAQILAKGLSESNLRVISFTGNLVSTGLRGIITQLIRARLFNVIMTTCGALDHDIARAMGGAYSKGYFEGDDVDLARHGIHRLGNIYIKVDDYGPKVEQFVRSLAARASALKEEWGMYELLKLAGDMINDESSFLKAAHDTGADVFVPGWPDGAFGTDLFFESQRGVKIKINYFRDMQRLSDLFFGTHGKASALIIGGGISKHHTIWWSQFREGLDYVVYITTAVEWDGSLSGAMPREAITWGKVKPEADKVIVYADATIALPLLAAYLLANAKPPETSGQE from the coding sequence GTGAAGCTAGAGCCTGTTAAGGACATAAGAGTTGATCCTAACATGCCACTGAAGGACCTAATTGATTTGTACGGGGAGGAATACGGCTTCATGGCCGGTCACGTGTGGAGGGCGGCGCAAATACTTGCTAAGGGACTTAGCGAGTCGAACCTAAGAGTCATCTCATTTACAGGCAACTTGGTGTCAACAGGCCTTAGAGGTATAATAACGCAGCTCATAAGGGCCAGGCTTTTCAATGTAATTATGACCACGTGCGGCGCCCTGGACCATGATATAGCGAGGGCCATGGGTGGGGCTTACTCAAAAGGGTACTTTGAAGGGGACGACGTCGACCTAGCAAGACATGGAATTCACAGGCTGGGCAACATTTACATAAAGGTTGACGACTATGGACCTAAGGTGGAGCAGTTTGTCAGATCCCTAGCCGCCAGGGCTTCAGCGCTTAAGGAGGAGTGGGGCATGTATGAGCTCCTAAAGCTGGCAGGCGATATGATAAACGATGAGAGCAGTTTCCTTAAGGCAGCACATGATACCGGCGCTGACGTCTTCGTCCCAGGATGGCCTGACGGCGCTTTTGGGACAGACCTCTTCTTCGAGAGCCAGAGGGGGGTTAAGATAAAGATAAACTACTTCAGAGACATGCAGAGGCTCTCGGACCTGTTCTTCGGAACCCATGGCAAGGCCTCAGCGCTTATAATAGGCGGAGGCATAAGTAAACACCACACCATCTGGTGGAGCCAGTTTAGGGAGGGTCTTGATTATGTAGTTTACATAACTACGGCCGTTGAGTGGGACGGAAGCCTAAGCGGTGCCATGCCCAGAGAGGCCATAACGTGGGGCAAAGTAAAGCCTGAAGCCGACAAAGTCATAGTCTATGCGGATGCCACTATAGCGCTGCCCCTCCTGGCGGCTTACCTCTTGGCCAACGCTAAGCCGCCAGAGACTTCAGGCCAAGAATAA
- a CDS encoding DNA topoisomerase VI subunit B, translated as MAEENAIDNAKEKFSEISVAEFFSKNKELAGFSNPTRALYQTVRELVENALDATDSHGILPEVKIYIKEVEPENEERPARYEVSVEDNGIGVPKTVMAQAFGKVLFSSKYVIRQTRGMYGLGVKAVVLYSQTTTGRPITVVSSQEDSNFVYYQNIKIDIKKNEPMVVEDGQLDKRSSWHGTIASAIVEGDWTRAKPKIIEYVRRTAIIAPYAELWLVTPEGEIYFFPRATKKMPKPPREAKPHPHGVDLEQVRSMLMSTQAETLLDFLKEEFQGIGDKTATEFLRHVGLKPDINPKTLLKKEKLKDLEALVTALRNYRGFKGPRSDYLSPIGEELIELGLTRMFKPEWVKAVTRPARAYQGHPFIVEVGIAYGGAIQPQEEPILLRFANKIPLLYEEKEDVSYKVLTNIDWGRYGVQEPYQLAVLVHVASTKVPYKGVGKESISEIPELESEIRNGIHEVARSLRIYISRKAREELAKEKIVSIAKYIPEVARSLAILSSPPEDPNRYRELEPKVMELLISKVAASIEMPKIDGRQEDPRLIVERVIKGVSIQEVS; from the coding sequence TTGGCTGAGGAAAACGCCATAGATAACGCCAAGGAGAAGTTCTCGGAGATAAGCGTGGCAGAGTTTTTCTCTAAAAACAAGGAGCTAGCCGGCTTCTCAAACCCTACCAGAGCCCTTTACCAGACCGTCAGGGAGCTAGTCGAAAATGCGCTTGACGCCACTGACTCTCATGGAATACTGCCAGAAGTAAAAATATACATAAAGGAGGTGGAGCCTGAGAACGAGGAAAGGCCCGCCAGGTACGAGGTCAGCGTCGAAGATAACGGCATAGGCGTGCCAAAGACTGTGATGGCTCAAGCTTTCGGTAAGGTGCTCTTCAGCAGTAAGTATGTGATAAGGCAGACCAGAGGTATGTATGGCCTAGGAGTCAAAGCTGTAGTGCTTTACTCCCAGACCACCACAGGCAGACCTATAACGGTCGTTAGCTCGCAAGAGGACAGCAACTTCGTATATTATCAGAATATAAAGATTGATATCAAGAAGAACGAGCCCATGGTTGTTGAGGACGGGCAGCTAGACAAGAGAAGTTCATGGCACGGCACTATAGCGTCAGCTATAGTCGAGGGCGACTGGACTAGGGCTAAGCCAAAGATAATCGAATATGTAAGGCGCACTGCCATAATAGCGCCCTACGCAGAGCTCTGGCTTGTGACCCCCGAGGGTGAAATATACTTCTTCCCGAGAGCCACCAAGAAAATGCCCAAACCGCCGAGAGAGGCCAAGCCTCATCCTCATGGAGTTGACCTAGAGCAGGTCAGGAGTATGCTTATGTCTACACAGGCTGAGACCTTGCTGGACTTCCTAAAGGAGGAGTTCCAAGGCATCGGCGACAAAACGGCCACCGAGTTCCTGAGGCACGTAGGCCTGAAACCTGATATCAACCCCAAGACTCTCCTTAAAAAAGAGAAGCTAAAGGACCTCGAGGCGTTGGTAACAGCTCTGAGAAACTACAGGGGCTTTAAGGGGCCTAGAAGCGATTACCTGAGCCCCATAGGTGAAGAGCTTATAGAGCTCGGGCTCACCAGGATGTTTAAGCCGGAATGGGTCAAGGCTGTGACGAGGCCCGCCAGGGCCTACCAGGGCCACCCATTCATAGTCGAGGTCGGCATCGCATATGGAGGCGCAATACAGCCCCAGGAGGAGCCTATACTGCTCAGATTTGCCAACAAGATACCTTTACTTTATGAAGAGAAGGAGGACGTGTCATATAAGGTCTTAACTAACATTGACTGGGGCAGGTATGGCGTTCAGGAGCCTTATCAGCTGGCAGTACTTGTGCATGTGGCAAGTACCAAGGTTCCATATAAGGGCGTAGGAAAGGAGAGCATAAGCGAGATACCTGAGCTTGAGAGCGAGATCAGAAACGGCATTCATGAAGTGGCCAGGAGCCTCAGGATTTACATATCGCGCAAAGCGCGTGAGGAGCTCGCAAAGGAGAAGATAGTGAGCATAGCCAAATATATACCCGAGGTAGCCAGGAGCCTAGCAATACTGAGCTCGCCACCAGAGGATCCGAACAGGTACAGGGAGCTGGAACCCAAAGTTATGGAGCTGCTTATATCTAAGGTGGCAGCGTCCATAGAGATGCCCAAGATTGACGGGAGACAGGAGGATCCAAGGCTCATAGTTGAGAGAGTTATAAAAGGGGTCTCCATACAGGAGGTGAGCTAA
- a CDS encoding DNA topoisomerase IV subunit A, producing MSAPTQDRIDIEARKKGAEIIYKTFLNLLSSLEKGADPKLVIPKRTLANTVFDVEKGILKLGVSKLERKFLDMNESRRFMQTLVMAANIYRALIENEYPTIRDLYYRGKHTIVFHDLDGRHREENTWDEQAESDAALRDLEVMLGLLREDLMILSKEKGKVVGNMRIRSGNDIIDLSKLGHGAYAIESTPDLIEFLDVDAEFVLVVEKDAVFQQLHRVGFWQKYKSILVTGAGQPDRATRRFVRRLNEELGLPVYVLTDSDPYGWYIYSVFKVGSIQLSYESERLATPKAKFLGVSMSDIFGYGRKKPYLTEEERRNYIIKAKDLDIRRAKELMNYSWFRTPLWKREIDMFLDKKAKLEIEAMASKGLKFLAFQYLPEKIQTHDWIE from the coding sequence GTGTCAGCCCCAACTCAGGATAGAATAGACATTGAGGCCCGAAAGAAAGGCGCCGAAATAATCTACAAGACCTTTTTGAATTTGCTAAGCTCATTGGAGAAGGGCGCCGACCCTAAGCTGGTGATACCTAAGAGGACGCTTGCTAATACAGTTTTTGACGTTGAGAAGGGCATACTAAAGCTCGGCGTCTCAAAACTTGAAAGGAAGTTCCTTGATATGAACGAGTCCAGGAGGTTTATGCAGACGCTTGTGATGGCGGCCAACATCTACAGAGCGCTCATAGAGAATGAGTACCCCACCATAAGAGATCTTTACTACAGGGGCAAGCACACCATAGTATTTCACGACCTTGATGGGAGGCATAGAGAAGAAAATACCTGGGATGAGCAAGCGGAGAGCGATGCAGCGCTTAGGGACTTAGAGGTTATGCTTGGCTTACTAAGAGAGGACCTCATGATTCTGAGCAAGGAGAAGGGCAAAGTAGTTGGCAACATGAGGATAAGGAGCGGAAACGATATTATAGACCTTTCTAAGCTTGGACATGGCGCATACGCCATAGAGTCCACGCCGGACCTTATAGAGTTCCTTGATGTCGACGCCGAGTTTGTCCTAGTCGTTGAGAAGGACGCAGTTTTCCAGCAGCTTCACAGGGTCGGCTTTTGGCAGAAGTATAAGTCAATACTAGTTACTGGCGCCGGCCAGCCAGACAGAGCCACCAGGAGGTTCGTGAGAAGGCTCAACGAAGAACTAGGCCTGCCCGTTTATGTGCTTACAGACAGCGACCCATATGGATGGTACATATATAGCGTCTTCAAGGTTGGGAGCATTCAGTTAAGTTATGAAAGCGAAAGGTTAGCCACACCCAAGGCGAAGTTCCTCGGCGTCTCTATGAGCGACATTTTTGGCTATGGAAGAAAGAAGCCATATCTGACTGAGGAGGAGAGGAGAAACTATATAATTAAGGCCAAAGACCTTGACATAAGGAGGGCCAAGGAACTAATGAATTACTCGTGGTTCCGCACGCCCTTATGGAAGAGGGAAATAGATATGTTCCTTGATAAGAAGGCCAAGCTAGAGATAGAGGCTATGGCAAGCAAGGGGCTTAAGTTCCTCGCCTTCCAGTACTTGCCAGAGAAAATACAGACCCATGACTGGATAGAGTAG
- a CDS encoding DNA polymerase sliding clamp, with protein sequence MASLRAVYPEGNRLKRIVSAMAKVSDEATFDFAQNEVVFWLFSPDKTVLAVAKLEPSAFEEYSLDSEVKLSVNVSEMNRVVRRATRNDAVAMQYETGAPGLTVELQDRKTSFSRSFLITASESTEESLREINMSPTARVVMSADDLETLVTDAKSVGDVVELHASDGKLEVTASAEGKSYRWLMSQGAPLQELSAEAETKASYSAKSLYSSLRPIMSIAESVQLEFSTDYPLKVTINLSGPEQMIIYIAPVQG encoded by the coding sequence ATGGCGTCTCTCAGAGCCGTTTACCCTGAAGGCAATCGTCTTAAACGTATAGTATCAGCAATGGCTAAAGTTAGCGACGAGGCAACGTTTGACTTTGCCCAGAATGAAGTTGTATTCTGGCTCTTCAGCCCAGATAAGACCGTTTTGGCTGTGGCAAAGTTAGAGCCTTCAGCTTTCGAGGAGTACTCTTTAGACAGCGAGGTCAAACTGTCAGTTAATGTAAGTGAGATGAATAGGGTAGTGAGAAGGGCTACCAGAAATGATGCAGTTGCCATGCAGTATGAGACAGGAGCTCCTGGGCTCACAGTCGAACTGCAAGACAGGAAGACCTCCTTTTCCAGGTCCTTCCTAATAACGGCCTCTGAGTCCACGGAGGAGTCCCTAAGGGAAATAAACATGAGCCCCACGGCAAGGGTAGTTATGAGCGCTGATGACCTTGAGACACTGGTGACTGACGCTAAGAGCGTGGGCGATGTAGTAGAGTTGCACGCGTCCGATGGCAAACTAGAGGTGACAGCGTCCGCCGAGGGCAAGAGTTACAGGTGGCTAATGTCGCAGGGAGCGCCGCTTCAGGAGCTCAGCGCAGAGGCTGAGACTAAGGCTTCCTACAGCGCTAAGTCCCTCTACTCATCTCTTAGGCCAATCATGTCAATCGCTGAGAGCGTGCAGCTGGAGTTCTCAACTGACTACCCGCTCAAGGTTACGATTAACCTCTCCGGGCCCGAGCAGATGATAATATACATAGCGCCCGTTCAGGGATGA
- a CDS encoding 30S ribosomal protein S8, producing MVHDTLSAHLSAIYNAELRGQREVILMPASKLTVSVLKVLQKEGYIGDFEYIDDGRWGKFRVTLLGHINKIGTIRPRMPVTYRELLRLPEHLRRYLASRDLGYLIISTSQGVMTHKDAMQKHLGGILIAYVY from the coding sequence ATGGTGCACGATACTCTTTCGGCTCACCTCTCCGCGATTTATAATGCGGAGCTCAGGGGTCAGAGGGAGGTAATTCTAATGCCAGCATCTAAGCTGACGGTATCCGTGTTGAAAGTGCTGCAGAAGGAAGGGTACATAGGCGACTTTGAGTACATAGACGATGGAAGGTGGGGCAAGTTCAGGGTAACTCTGTTGGGCCATATAAACAAAATTGGCACTATAAGGCCCAGAATGCCTGTCACCTACAGGGAGCTCCTTAGATTGCCTGAGCACTTAAGGAGATACCTGGCCAGCAGGGACCTGGGCTACCTGATAATTTCAACTAGCCAGGGCGTGATGACTCATAAGGATGCCATGCAGAAGCACCTGGGAGGCATACTTATAGCGTATGTCTATTAA
- a CDS encoding 30S ribosomal protein S14 — MGKIKPPKAKVMGRGAQKCQRCGTRDAVIQKYGLYLCRQCFREIAVELGFNKYS, encoded by the coding sequence ATGGGAAAGATAAAGCCGCCTAAGGCTAAGGTGATGGGGAGGGGCGCCCAGAAGTGCCAGAGATGCGGAACTCGCGATGCGGTTATACAGAAGTACGGTCTCTACCTCTGCCGCCAGTGCTTCAGGGAGATAGCTGTAGAGCTTGGGTTTAACAAGTACTCGTGA
- a CDS encoding 50S ribosomal protein L5, with protein MSQQTALTDDVVNKVLSEWQKNPMRKPRIAKVTVNIALGSSGEKLVKVQGLLEQLTGQKPTLRKAKKTIRAFGIHRGENIAVAVTLRGQKAMDFLKRALEATGHRIKASSVDKFGNVCFGIPEYILLPGAKYDPEIGIVGMDVCLTIERPGFRVERRRRARSSIPLKHRVRPEETMVLLNKELGVTFV; from the coding sequence ATGAGTCAGCAGACCGCTCTCACAGATGACGTTGTAAATAAAGTGCTTTCGGAGTGGCAGAAGAACCCCATGAGAAAGCCCAGGATAGCAAAGGTTACAGTAAACATAGCGTTAGGAAGCAGCGGCGAGAAGCTAGTTAAGGTACAGGGTCTGCTTGAGCAGCTCACAGGACAAAAGCCTACTTTAAGGAAGGCAAAGAAAACAATAAGGGCCTTTGGAATCCACAGGGGAGAGAATATAGCCGTGGCTGTGACCCTTCGTGGTCAAAAGGCCATGGATTTCCTTAAGAGGGCTTTAGAAGCCACAGGCCATAGGATTAAGGCCTCCAGCGTAGATAAGTTCGGAAACGTCTGCTTTGGAATACCTGAGTACATATTGCTACCTGGGGCAAAGTACGACCCTGAGATAGGCATAGTAGGCATGGACGTCTGCCTCACAATAGAAAGGCCAGGCTTCAGGGTTGAGAGGAGAAGGAGGGCCCGCTCATCTATACCTTTAAAGCACAGAGTTAGACCAGAGGAGACTATGGTGCTACTGAACAAGGAGCTCGGGGTTACCTTCGTGTGA
- a CDS encoding 30S ribosomal protein S4e — MARMGGSRHLKALSAPSVQRIPRKVRPWTVKPSPGPHPADRSLPLLIVIRDLLKYAETAREATKIISSGQVKVDGKVVRDYKFPIGVMDIVELPSLNLYYRVVPDPTGTLRLVPISKEEASLKLLRIEGVTTLKGGHFQVHLSDGRNVLVRVEDSRKPGQLPYKPLDSLVLNVPEGTVKDHIEFKEGSLALVVWGRNMGKLGKIVSVTRGWGWDRSVASLQDSAGNSFETSLSNIYVVGRDKPVVTVTQG, encoded by the coding sequence ATGGCTAGGATGGGAGGGTCTAGGCACTTAAAGGCGCTCAGCGCGCCCAGCGTCCAGAGGATTCCGAGAAAGGTAAGACCCTGGACCGTAAAGCCGTCACCAGGCCCGCACCCTGCAGACAGAAGCCTCCCTCTGCTCATAGTTATAAGGGATCTGTTGAAGTATGCAGAGACAGCGCGCGAGGCCACCAAGATAATTTCGTCAGGGCAAGTCAAGGTCGACGGGAAAGTTGTGAGGGATTACAAGTTCCCCATAGGTGTTATGGATATTGTAGAGCTGCCCTCGCTCAATCTTTACTACCGCGTAGTCCCTGACCCAACAGGTACGTTAAGGCTAGTACCGATAAGCAAAGAGGAGGCGTCACTAAAGCTTCTCAGAATCGAAGGCGTCACAACGCTCAAGGGAGGACACTTCCAGGTTCACCTGAGTGACGGAAGGAACGTCCTAGTGAGGGTTGAGGATTCAAGAAAGCCTGGTCAACTTCCTTACAAGCCGCTGGACTCTCTTGTGTTAAACGTTCCTGAAGGTACAGTTAAGGATCACATAGAATTCAAGGAAGGCAGCCTCGCGCTGGTCGTGTGGGGCAGAAACATGGGCAAGCTTGGCAAAATAGTAAGCGTCACGAGGGGGTGGGGCTGGGACAGGAGCGTGGCATCCCTGCAGGACTCGGCCGGTAACTCCTTCGAGACCTCGCTGTCCAACATTTACGTGGTGGGTAGAGATAAGCCAGTGGTAACCGTGACGCAGGGGTGA